From Phalacrocorax carbo chromosome 6, bPhaCar2.1, whole genome shotgun sequence, a single genomic window includes:
- the ASB14 gene encoding ankyrin repeat and SOCS box protein 14, translating into MYNSTYMFNDDSDDELPTQQAIQESLQDRHKIETSGSATDDESFQNIASEEHGKIIAAIRTGHEEALMKLVRHSSAFEEADQQGWLPVHEAAAQLNKNILEITLKASRAITWEQTTLKGETPLLVAVRNCFVDNVRFLLQNGSNPNVKNEEGDSPLVIAIKQDSYEIASLLISSGAKVNLQCVHKRTALHEAARLGRKDLVKLLLRSGADPDPRSGYGLTPLALAAQIGHTEIMELLLQKGANVLSQAMDCASVLFEAAGGGNPESLSLLLEYGADANIPKHSGHLPIHRAAYRGHFLALKNLVPVTNFDAIKESGISPVHSAAAGAHPQCLEFLLKSGFDANFMLDQRVRKGYDDHRKSALYFAVSNGDICSTRLLLNAGALPNQDPINCLQIALRMGNYELMNLLLRHGANVNYFCRVNTTHFPSALQYALKDEVMLRMLMNYGYDVHRCFDCPQGNSLHSQYVTDGWTSTVIKDTMFCEVITLSWLKHLSGKVVRVMLDYVDHVNICWKLEAVLKEQELWPDINSILTNPRSLKHLCRLKIRECMGRLRLRCPVFMTFLPLPNCLKDYVLYKEYDLYGQENVRGTYSLNCT; encoded by the exons ATGTATAATTCTACATATATGTTCAATGATGATTCTGATGATGAACTCCCAACCCAACAAGCTATTCAGGAAAGCTTACAAGATAGGCATAAAATTGAAACAAGTGGCAGTGCAACAGATGATGAAAG TTTCCAGAATATTGCAAGTGAAGAACATGGGAAGATAATTGCGGCAATTCG CACAGGCCATGAAGAGGCCTTGATGAAGTTGGTGAggcacagttctgcttttgaagaagCAGATCAGCAAGGCTGGCTTCCTGTGCAtgaagctgcagcacagctaaATAAGAACATCCTTGAAATAACTTTGAAAG cctCCCGTGCCATTACGTGGGAACAGACCACTCTAAAAGGGGAAACACCTCTCTTGGTGGCAGTAAGAAATTGCTTTGTAGACAATGTCCGCTTTCTCCTGCAAAATGGCAGCAATCCCAATGTTAAGAATGAAGAGGGAGATTCTCCTTTAGTTATAG CAATTAAACAAGATTCATATGAGATTGCCTCCTTGTTGATAAGCTCTGGTGCAAAAGTGAATTTGCAGTGTGTCCACAAGAGGACTGCTTTACATGAGGCAGCCAGACTAGGCAGGAAGGATCTGGTGAAGCTTCTCCTTCGTTCTGGAGCAGATCCTGACCCTCGCAGTGGATATGGGCTCACACCTCTAGCACTGGCTGCACAGATCGGACATACAGAAATTATGGAGCTGTTATTGCAAAAAG GTGCAAATGTTCTTTCCCAGGCAATGGATTGTGCTTCTGTATTATttgaagcagcaggaggaggaaatcCAGAATCTCTGAGTCTTTTACTAGAATATGGGGCTGATGCCAACATACCAAAGCACTCGGGTCATTTGCCAATCCACAGAGCAGCGTACAGAGGACACTTTCT agCCCTAAAAAATTTAGTTCCAGTTACTAATTTTGATGCCATTAAAGAAAGTGGGATAAGTCCAGTTCACtcggcagcagcaggagcacatCCTCAGTGCCTTGAGTTTCTCCTCAAGTCTGGGTTTGATGCCAATTTCATGCTGGATCAGAGAGTTCGCAAAGGCTACGATGACCACCGGAAATCAGCATTGTACTTTGCTGTTTCCAACGGGGATATCTGTTCAACACGGTTACTGTTGAATGCTGGAGCCCTGCCAAACCAAGATCCCATCAACTGCCTCCAAATCGCCTTGAGAATGGGCAACTATGAGTTAATGAATCTACTGCTCCGACATGGGGCTAATGTCAATTACTTCTGCAGAGTGAATACAACCCATTTTCCATCAGCTCTGCAGTATGCTCTGAAAGATGAAGTCATGTTAAGAATGCTGATGAACTATGGGTATGATGTGCACCGCTGCTTTGATTGCCCTCAGGGAAACAGTTTGCATTCCCAGTATGTAACTGATGGATGGACTTCTACTGTTATCAAAGACACAATG ttCTGTGAAGTGATAACCTTGTCATGGTTGAAGCATCTGTCTGGGAAAGTAGTGCGAGTAATGTTAGATTATGTTGATCATGTTAATATCTGCTGGAAGCTAGAAGCAGTGCTTAAAGAACAGGAACTCTGGCCAGACATCAACTCGATTTTAA CAAATCCTCGCTCTCTGAAGCATCTTTGTCGTCTGAAGATACGGGAATGCATGGGCCGGTTGCGTCTCCGTTGTCCTGTCTTCATGACCTTCCTTCCACTGCCAAACTGCTTGAAAGACTACGTACTGTACAAGGAATATGATCTTTATGGTCAGGAAAATGTCAGAGGAACCTACAGCCTCAACTGTACATAA